The Lytechinus pictus isolate F3 Inbred chromosome 15, Lp3.0, whole genome shotgun sequence genome contains a region encoding:
- the LOC129278012 gene encoding glycosaminoglycan xylosylkinase-like, which translates to MRLKLKWVLCVSALTVGMWLTIIVIMPAPSNTDRGKNSVEREHYKSGQDDKRGHAGVDEVKGHVDESAVNGQQKETSDNVDIVGIRNTDESEQDGKEKEVPQGVEIENIRGNPPNGQSIERLQNETHPLELDLIPDFIPQRRHEYSSLWRKAEGWVTSSEIMPSSAKDLGSVLYAMAHAPITKADVGFKGTQLKARLMLAGGQLVVYKPKRYQRDFVIYGTPYAGYDRHNGEIAAFHLDRVLDFRRAPLVVGRTVNLKTEILPVASPTLNDTFLEKDGNTCFYGKCYYCKPEDAACADGVMMEGSLTLWLPPDLKLKKWRHLWSRTYKDGKKAKWETDDQYCIDLMKRVPPERHPLILHMTDGAVFDYLIGNADRHMYETFEKDGDRGMLLHMDNAKSFGNPYLDEGTILAPIYQCCRLRRSTWNTLQQFKDGRLSQVMSQVLSHDPTAPVLTNWHLEALDRRLNDIIDTMHNCFTKHGEDVVLID; encoded by the exons ATGAGGTTAAAATTAAAATGGGTGCTCTGTGTATCTGCACTCACTGTGGGTATGTGGTTGACGATCATCGTTATCATGCCAGCACCATCGAACACCGACAGAGGAAAAAACAGTGTGGAGAGAGAACACTACAAATCTGGCCAAGATGACAAAAGGGGTCATGCAGGGGTggatgaggtcaaaggtcatgtagatGAGTCCGCTGTGAATGGACAACAAAAGGAAACGTCGGACAATGTAGATATCGTGGGCATCAGGAACACAGACGAAAGTGAACAAgatggaaaagagaaagaagttCCACAGGGTGTGGAGATAGAGAACATACGAGGCAATCCTCCAAATGGGCAGAGCATTGAGAGACTTCAAAATGAAACTCATCCTCTAGAACTGGACCTCATACCGGACTTTATTCCTCAGAGGCGACATGAGTATTCCAGCTTGTGGAGAAAAGCAGAAGGTTGGGTGACGTCAAGTGAGATCATGCCATCTTCCGCCAAGGATCTAGGGTCGGTGCTGTATGCGATGGCCCATGCACCCATCACCAAGGCTGATGTCGGATTCAAAGGTACACAACTCAAGGCAAGGTTGATGCTAGCAGGAGGTCAACTAGTTGTATACAAGCCAAAGAG GTATCAACGAGACTTTGTTATTTATGGAACTCCTTATGCAGGCTATGACAGACATAATGGAGAAATAGCTGCCTTTCATTTAGATAG aGTATTAGACTTTCGGAGGGCTCCGCTGGTAGTTGGACGAACGGTCAATTTGAAAACTGAAATACTTCCGGTCGCTTCGCCTACATTGAACGATACTTTCTTAGAAAAAG atGGCAATACTTGCTTCTATGGCAAGTGTTACTATTGTAAGCCTGAAGATGCTGCCTGTGCAGATGGAGTTATGATGGAGGGGTCTTTGACCTTGTGGCTGCCACCTGATCTTAAACTCAAGAAGTGGAGACATCTTTGGTCAAGGACATacaaagatggaaagaaagcaAA ATGGGAAACAGACGACCAGTACTGCATTGATCTGATGAAGAGGGTCCCTCCTGAACGACATCCCCTCATCCTACATATGACGGATGGTGCTGTCTTTGACTACCTGATAGGCAATGCTGATAGACACATGTATGAGACCTTTGAGAAGGATGGAGATAGGGGCATGCTCCTTCATATGGACAATGCAAAGAG TTTTGGCAATCCTTACTTGGATGAAGGTACTATCTTGGCCCCTATCTATCAGTGTTGTAG ATTGAGACGAAGCACATGGAACACACTCCAGCAATTCAAAGATGGTCGCCTTAGTCAGGTGATGAGTCAGGTGCTGTCACATGACCCCACAGCTCCGGTCCTAACCAACTGGCATCTGGAAGCTCTTGACAGACGGCTCAACGACATCATTGACACCATGCACAACTGCTTCACCAAACATGGAGAGGATGTAGTCTTGATAGACTGA